The following is a genomic window from Heptranchias perlo isolate sHepPer1 chromosome 6, sHepPer1.hap1, whole genome shotgun sequence.
tcattaaaaaccccaACTGgctcactcatgtcctttagggaaggaaacctgccgtccttacccggtccagTCCCAaacccaacatggttgactcttaacttccgtctgaagtggcccagcaagacactcggttgtatcaaacctgggcaataaacgctggcgatgcccatatctcgagaatgaatttttaaaaaatgtgtgaaGAGTGGGGGGGAAATCTTGAAAAACTTATTGCAAGTCTTGTAATGTCTGAAGCTGGTCCCCAcagtgaaagaatgaaagaaagaaagacttgcatttatgtagcgcctttcacgaccttgggacgtcccaaaacgctttacagccagtgaagtactttttgaagtgtagtcactgttgcaatgtaggaaatgcggcagccaatttgcgcacagcaagatcccacaaacaataatgtgataaccagataatctgtatttagcgaagttggttgagggataaatattggccatgacgccggggagaactcccctgctcttccaaataatgccgtgggatcttttacgcccaccggagatgcacaacaacaacaacaacaacttgcatttgtatagcgcctttaacgtagtaaaacatcccaagcgttatcaaacaaaatttgacaccaagcctcataaggacatattagaacagcttggtcaaagaggtagattttaaggagcgtcttaaaggaggagagagaggcacagaggtttagggggggaattccagagcttagggcctagacaactaAAGGGATGGCTGCCAAAGAAGTGGCGATGGaattcggggatgcgcaagaggccagaattgatacAGGTATATACTTGGTGAGATGCGTCCCTTAAGCACTTTGTGGAACGGGCCTGAGTGTCTAATCTTGCCTGACGACTCTCTGGTTGCTTCTCTTTAACATGTGAAGTGTGAACCGTGGAGATCCAACGCCTGTTGTACGGCCAATACGAGCGTGGAGGCGCATGACGACCAGTCCTACCTCTACAACTTCAACTGGAATCACTGCGGTACCATGACAGAAAAATGCAAGAGGCACTTTATCCAGGACACCTGCCTGTATGAGTGCTCCCCCAACTTGGGTCCCTGGATCGAAAAGGTGAGCAGCGTTGTCCTGTGGTGGGAATGCATTTTGTAATCGTTCAGAAGTCAAATAAATGTGGGATttatagagggagttttactctgtatctaacccatgctgtacctgctccgggagtgtttgatgggacagtgtagagggagctttactctgtatctaacccatgctgtacctgctccaggagtgtttgatgggacagtgtagagggagctttactctgtatctaacccatgctgtacctgctccaggagtgtttgatgggacagtgtagagggagctttactctgtatctgacccgtgctgtatctaCCCATATGGGAGTGACTGATGTGTGAATGGACGAAAAACTTGTATCATTttgtgataggaacataggaacaggagtaggccattcagtccctcgtacctgctccgccatttgataagatcatggctgatctgtgatctaactccatatacctgcctttggcccatatcccttaatacctttgtttaTCTATTTAGCCCAGATGGGTTATTGGTTTCATTTTATGTTACTGATATAAAATCAAGATCTGATTACAAAGGGTTCTACCAGGAACTTGCAAGTCATCTAAGAATGTAGATTAAGATAGTTTATTGGAATACCAAACAAATTGGACATCTAAGGTGTGTACTGTCTCATACCACACACACAACTGATCTTATTGATAGTGGGTCACGCTATCATTTGACTAGATATGAGGCAGTGAAGGTGCACTCCAGTTCATAGGGGACAATGACATCTGCTTACAGGAATGATCGGTGATGGCCAAACCCAAGGGAATATAGAGTGCGGATCTGAAATTTGGACAGCGCCCCAATCCACAGCTCCGAGTTCCCCTCGAGGTTCAGCACTGATTTTCTGTTCCTTCCCACAGTTTAATTtgtgttagatttttttttattgttcccccctcctctccagatCGCTCTTTTTTTAGGAATGACTTGTTATTTTTCCCGTCTGTATCGCAGGTCGATCAGTCTTGGAGGAAGGAACGGATTCTGAACGTCCCAATCTGCAAGTCGGATTGTGACGAATGGTGGCAGGACTGTAGTGATGACCACACGTGCAAGGAGAACTGGCACAAGGGATGGGACTGGAGCACGGGTAAGTGCCTTGTCACCCGCCCCTGGGTGGGGAGAGTGCCTTGTCACCCGCCCCTGGGTGGGGAGAGTGCCTTGCCACCTGCCCTGTGCGTTGGATCTGAATGAGAGAGGCTGATTTATAGCAGATCGGAATTCAAAATATTAACCTGTCATTATCTTCCAGTCTGTACTTTACCagcttttctgttttcattttggatttcctttgttttgcctttttttcttcttcctatcccctcctgtcctgaaggtgcggactcttgGATGTGGTTTCCATGGTTCACTGCTACCTTTTGATACCTGGATTGTGAGCCTAGGAGGTGAATGTTATTTTGGCTACTGCCGGATTAATCACAGCCGTGCCGGATCCGGCACCTGCTCCGGCTCCGCTCCGATACCTGCTCCTGCACACAGTCCACTCCCACAGGACTTGTTGCTTCGCCAGTAGTAGAACCCTCAACATCATGTGTGCAGAGAACCACTAACTGGCCTTGGGTCCGGGAGCAAACCTGGGCATTTCTGATCTGTGTGGCCagatgtcagccctggctcagtgggtagcattctttctcctcttgagtcagaaggttgtgggttcaagccccacaccagagacttaagcacataatccaggccgacactccccggtgccagttctgagggagtgcttcactgtcggaggtgccgtctttcggatgagacattaaaccgaggccccatctgccctctcaggtggacgtgaaggaTCCCACTATTTTGAACAAGAACAGGGGAGTCCTGGACAACccccatttatctctcaaccaacatcactaaaacaaccaactggttatcacattgttgtttgtgggatcttgctgtgtgcaaattggctgccacattgcctacattacaacagtgactacacttcaaaaagtacttcattggctgtaaaacgctttgggatgccctgagtttTTGAAAAGTGCTTCTTTTtatccttttctttctttctttctttcttactctctctttctttccgacTAAGCTGTGATGAAGTTCTACCTGTTCATTTTCGATCGGGGTCAGTAGGAATGCTCGCTCTTGGACGTTTTCCTTACtgcgtttgtttttttttgtttttacctCCAGGGAAAAACCTCTGTCCAGAAAATTCCAAGTGCCGGAAGTTTACGGAAATTTTCCCCACTTCGCGGGATTTTTGTGAGAAAGTGTGGAGCTATTCCTACCAGTACACGGCGTACGAACAGGGCAGCGGGAAGTGCATCGCCATATGGTTCAAGTCAGGTACGAACCCGAACATGGATGTGTCGCGGTTCTACGCTATTCAGAAGGGCCTGATTGCATCCTCTTCCATCGTCAAACTGACCGTTCCGCTGGTCCTGCCTGTGCTCCTGCTCTTAGCCTTGTCCTAACTAACTTCACTGACGAAGGAGTGGCAACATCTCTTTTGTGAATTTACTTCAGCTTTTAAAATCTTGGTGATTTAACCAGTCTTAATATAAAATTTAATCATTTACTTTTCCCATTGAGCAGCTGAGCCCTTTTGTTTTGGGGTTCAGCTGGGCACCGCCCGCGTGCAGGAAAGCCACAGTCAAAAACCCGCGCAGTCAGAAACCCGCGCGCGGGGAGCCCGCAGTCAGAAACCCGCGCGCGGGGAGCCCGCAGTCAGAAACCCGCGCGCGGGGAGCCCGCAGTCAGAAACCCGCGCGCGGGGAGCCCGCAAGTCAGAAAACCAATGCTATGCTTCAGACTCTCCAAGCTAAGCTACCAATCAGTCTACATCTACAGCGTTTTCCAGTTGCCTGATGGAGTGCACATTGTCTTCTCTCACCAGAAACAGACCCTATTTACCTAAGTCCAGAGAGAACTTAGATGCTGATTGCCAAAATCCCGGGCTTAAGGATTCCTAACTACGGTTAGAGGTTAaaagcaaagaaagaacttgcatttatatagcacgtttcacgacctcgggacgtcccaaagtgttttacagccaattaagcacttttgaagtgtacttcactgttgtaatgtaggaaatttagcagccaatttgcacacagcaagatcccacaaacagcaatctggtaatgaacagataatctgttttattgatgttggatgagggataaatatgggccaggacacGGGGACAACCCCctcgctcttctttgaaattgtggtcgtgagatcttttacgcccacctgagagggcagacggggccttggtttgacatctcatccgaaggcagcacctccgacagtgcaacactcccttagtactgcactagagcgtcacagaatcatagaatgattcagcacagaaggagaccattcgcccCATCACCACCCTATTTAACCGTCAGATCAAAAGCACGTCGGTTAAAGCAGCAAAGAAGAACTTTGAGGGACAGCTGTGTTTTTAATCTCgggaagtattttgaagtgtcgcAGCATGGTTGTTATCATGGGTGGTGATTGCGAATAAACTCGTTATGTTATAAACCTGCAGAGTCCTGTCATTTCCCAGTCTATGTTGAGTCAGTTGATCTGAGCTGCGGTGGtggtacaacaacagcaacttgtactTACAGAGTGCCTTTAACAGGttgactctgtaacctcctccagccctacaaccctccgaggtctctgcgctcctccaattctggcctcttctctatccccgatttccttcgctccaccattggcagccgtgccttcagctgccttggcctgagctctggaattccctccataaacctctctgtctctctacctctccttttaagacactccttaaaacctaactcttcggccaagcctttggtcacctgtcctaatatctccttatgtggctcgatgttgaattttgtttgattgcactcctgtgaagcgctttgtagCGTTTTATGATGTtggaggcgctatatgaatgaaaGTTGTTAACTTAGGTAGCTTGGGACTATCGGACATTTTGTTTGACATCATGAACTGTAAGTGTGATTTACTTGTGCCTTAGTAAATAACACTGACTGTCTTGTCATAATtccagcatttggatgagcacttgaaatgccacagcatacaaggctacggaccaaatgctggaatatgggattagagtagacagggctgatggccggcgcggacacgatgggccgaagggcctctatccgtgctgtatgactctctatgactctctctctctctctctctctctctctctaatttaaGTGTAACCCTAAGCTTTCTGTATCAAACCTCAAAGAAAATACAGGAACTCACCAGGACACATTACTGGAGTCAGAATGTCTGCAGCCTCTTAATTGAAATATGTATGAACTCACGTACAGTTTactcaacatcaccagcctttgtACTTGACCGCAATTACCCTTTGTAGCCTTAAAGGGTGAAAAACACCTACACTTTAGCAGCCAAATAATACCTTGTGTTTTCCATTGTGTGACCTAagggtcagctgtggctcagtttgtATCACTCtcgccagaaggttgtgggttcgagccccactccagtgactaGCACATAAGCCAGGCTGACATTccgtgctgtactgagggagtgctgcactgtcggaggtgacgtcttttggataagacgttaaaccgaagccccgtctgccccctcaggtggacgtaaaagatccgactgcaccatttcgaagaagagcaggggagttctctgtggtgtcctggccaatattaatccctcaaccagtatcactaaaacagattatctggtcattgatctctttgctctttgtgggatcttgctgtgtgcaaattggctgctgtgtttcctacactaTAAAAGTTACTACACctctaaagtacttaattggctgtaaagcgctttgaggcgtcctgaggtcgtgcaaggcgccatttaaattcaagttcttttttctttgttTATGTCATCAATATTAACGCATGAGATCCTTAACGTGAGGGTgtagacggggccttgatttaacgtcacCTCTggaagatgacacctccgacactgtagcactccctcagtactgcactgggaatgtctgCCTGgattttgctcaagtctctggaacacTTACTGTCGAGGCTCCTATATGCTTTTGttcccatttttgtctgattgctgtAGACTTATGGGACTGTTGAATTCTTTATACACGAAGGTAAGAGTATCAAAACAATGAAAAATGCCAATACAGGAGACAATTAGGGTTACAGAAGGTTGAAGCTGCTCCCTCATCCAGCCATGTAGGGGATTGCAAGTAAGGACAAGTAAGTTCTAAGAGCCTCTAAAAATGGCATCCAAAGGCACCATCGACAACTAAATGAGTTTACCTGGTGACGAGCTGAGCCTTGCACACCacattcaattcctggtctgtgctaagtaGCTTGATGTCAGGTTAggggggagaaaatcagccagtgctcctgctcctgatcattatccagggcgcatgtgtggatgtcagatgaggacagatTCAAGCTCGTCTGTGATTCCTCTTACTCTGAAGAATCACCTTCACTgagacagtggtgagaatgtggaactcgctatcacatggagtaggtgaagcgaataacatagatgcatttaaggggaagctaagtaagtacacaagggagaaaggaatagaaggatatggtgatagagttagatgaagtcgggttgggaggaggcttgtgtggaacataaacgccagcatagaccagatggatcaaatggcctgtttctgtgatagaATAGCCTACAAAACTCAATATCtaagcttacacatgaagaatggacattTGGGCGAAATAAGGGAATCTGCACAATGGCTGTGGACTTGCAGCCAGCAAGGAGCCAACCCCCTGAAagaaattagtttaaaaaaaaatgataccaATGCCCTCGAAGAGAAATTTGCTCTACTTTTGCATCTTGACTGGATTACTATTGAATGTCTGTCAGTACTGCTGTAACTGTGGCCTTTAATTGGGTAGCAGTGCCCCCTCCAGGAATCTATGTGCACTcctagaatcttatagcacagaaggaggccattcagcccatcagacctatactggctctttgaaagagctatccaattagtcccactcctgccccccacctccaactcttcccccagccctacaatttttttcttttcaagtatatattcaattcccttttgaaagttattgaatctgtttccctttcaggcagtgcattccagatcataacaactcgctgcgtttaaacaAAAAAATTCTACTCCACTCCCCTCTGAgccaaggtcatgggttcaagccccacttttgagccttgagcacaaaatctaggctgacactcccagtgcagtattgagggggtgctgcactgtctgaggtgccggctttcggatgagacgttaaactgaggccctgtctgcgctTTTAGGTGgaggcaaaagatcccacggcactattttgaggaagagcaggagagttctccctggtgcactggctaatatttatccctcaaccaacacaactaaaacagattatctggtcattcacattgctgtttgtgggaccttgatgtgtgcaaattggctgcagtgtctcctacattacaacactgactatacttcaaaaagtacttcaatggttgtaattcgctttgggacagcctgaggtcgtgaaaagcacttTATAAATGTTCTTTCTTTTGGCATCCATCTCCTGCACAGCAGCCATTTCACCCTGCTGCCCAATGGTGAGCTGGTGCTGGGTCAATAAAGCTAGTGCAACACCTGACCTGCCCTGTCACACTTTCACCAGCAATTATGGCACAGTGGATAATCTCAGCTTTGGTGTTTGTTTAAGAATGACAGGTCTGCAGCCTGGATATTAGTACACCATCACCAGGTGGTGCTGTTGCTCTGTATTGCCAGTTCCACCCGGACCACACAAAAAACAGCAATTAATAATCAGGAACCAAATCCTGATAAACACAGAGTGCCTTTGCCAAGTGCCATTTTGTGCTGAATTTGGGATATTTTGACCCATTCCCCCAAATGCCTGTGGATGGTAGTGgtcgattgaaattttcaagtctgGAATCGATGGATTttcatcagttctgatgaaaggtcatcgacctgaaacgataACCCTGAgtgtctctccacagatgctgcctgatcctgttgagtgtttccagcattttctgtttttatttcagatttccagcatctgcagtattttgcttttgtagcggtagatttttgttggataaacgtatcaagggatatggagcaaaggtgggtagatggaattgaggtgcagatcagtcatgatctaattgaatggcagaactagcttgaggggctgaatggccttctcctgtccctatgttctaaTCAGAGACTCATTTCATCAGAACTCTTACAGCAGCAGGAGAGAGGAGACTGCCATTGCATCAGTCCGGACTAGCTAAAATCTAATTTTTTAAGGGCTGCCACAGGGAATTAG
Proteins encoded in this region:
- the folr gene encoding folate receptor, encoding MLRLLVLGLTLTVTVAKEILNICMDGKHHKKQPGFEGKLYKQCEPWRSNACCTANTSVEAHDDQSYLYNFNWNHCGTMTEKCKRHFIQDTCLYECSPNLGPWIEKVDQSWRKERILNVPICKSDCDEWWQDCSDDHTCKENWHKGWDWSTGKNLCPENSKCRKFTEIFPTSRDFCEKVWSYSYQYTAYEQGSGKCIAIWFKSGTNPNMDVSRFYAIQKGLIASSSIVKLTVPLVLPVLLLLALS